A portion of the Elusimicrobiota bacterium genome contains these proteins:
- the moaA gene encoding GTP 3',8-cyclase MoaA, protein MRDGFGRTIDYLRLSVTDRCNLRCVYCLPEAAARFAPGADLLADDEIAALVGAFARLGVSKVRLTGGEPLVRPGLPAPVRRLSGIPGIEDLSLSTNGVLLAGLAGELKAAGLRRVNVSLDTLRPDRFARIARFGSLDSVLAGVEAAVEAGLAPVKLNVVVAKGMNDDEIGAFAALTEGKPVHVRFIELMPMGETGFFSPERRVPLGEMTAAAAPLEAVSPGERPLGHGPARYFRRPGAAGTVGFISALSCGFCDACNRVRLSSTGTLIPCLDGEDGVDLRTPLREGAGPERLAGLIRDAVRAKPESHGMGARAAAAEANPRFMCSIGG, encoded by the coding sequence ATGCGCGACGGCTTCGGCCGGACCATCGACTACCTGCGCCTCTCGGTCACGGACCGCTGCAACCTGCGCTGCGTCTACTGCCTGCCCGAGGCCGCCGCGCGCTTCGCGCCCGGCGCCGACCTGCTCGCCGACGACGAGATCGCGGCGCTCGTCGGAGCCTTCGCCCGCCTCGGCGTCTCCAAGGTCCGCCTGACCGGCGGCGAGCCGCTGGTGCGACCGGGCCTGCCGGCGCCGGTGCGCCGCCTATCCGGCATCCCCGGCATCGAGGACCTGTCGCTGAGCACCAACGGCGTGCTGCTCGCCGGGCTCGCCGGCGAGCTCAAGGCGGCCGGGCTGCGGCGGGTCAACGTCAGCCTCGACACTTTGCGGCCGGACCGGTTCGCACGGATCGCGCGCTTCGGGAGCTTGGACTCCGTCCTCGCGGGCGTGGAGGCCGCGGTGGAGGCCGGGCTGGCTCCGGTCAAGCTCAACGTCGTCGTGGCCAAAGGGATGAACGACGACGAGATCGGCGCGTTCGCGGCGCTGACGGAGGGCAAGCCCGTGCACGTGCGCTTCATCGAGCTGATGCCGATGGGCGAGACCGGCTTCTTCAGCCCGGAACGGCGGGTCCCGCTCGGCGAGATGACGGCCGCGGCCGCCCCCCTGGAGGCCGTCTCCCCCGGGGAGCGCCCCCTCGGGCACGGGCCCGCCCGCTACTTCCGCCGGCCCGGCGCCGCCGGGACCGTCGGCTTCATCAGCGCGCTCAGCTGCGGGTTCTGCGACGCCTGCAACCGCGTGCGCCTGTCCTCGACCGGGACCTTGATCCCCTGCCTCGACGGCGAGGACGGCGTGGACCTGCGCACGCCCCTGCGGGAAGGCGCGGGCCCGGAGCGGCTGGCCGGCCTCATCCGCGACGCCGTCCGCGCCAAGCCGGAGAGCCACGGCATGGGCGCCCGGGCGGCGGCCGCCGAGGCCAACCCCCGCTTCATGTGCTCGATCGGCGGCTGA
- a CDS encoding molybdenum cofactor guanylyltransferase, whose translation MAEMIAGMTGVVLAGGRSSRFGANKALADWRGRPLVQAVADSLLEALPKVLVVTKNAAELAFLKNDRVSVVEDLCPDGHPMGGLFTALHGLATPHAFVAACDMPFVRPELIKAMWHSRADYDAVIPVWRERRQPLCGVYSRACAGLIRASIDADALGISRLFDTLRTRFMLEGEVKGVDPQGLSFMDIDTREDYERAKGLAP comes from the coding sequence GTGGCTGAAATGATCGCCGGGATGACCGGCGTCGTCCTGGCGGGAGGCCGCAGCAGCCGCTTCGGCGCGAACAAGGCCCTCGCCGACTGGCGGGGGCGGCCGCTCGTGCAGGCGGTCGCGGATTCCCTGCTGGAGGCCCTCCCCAAGGTCCTGGTCGTCACGAAGAACGCCGCCGAGCTCGCCTTCCTGAAGAACGACAGGGTCTCGGTCGTCGAGGACCTGTGTCCGGACGGGCACCCGATGGGAGGGCTCTTCACCGCGCTGCACGGCTTGGCGACCCCGCACGCCTTCGTCGCCGCCTGCGACATGCCCTTCGTGCGGCCGGAGCTGATCAAGGCGATGTGGCACTCGCGCGCCGACTACGACGCCGTGATCCCCGTGTGGCGCGAGCGGCGCCAGCCGCTGTGCGGCGTCTACTCGCGCGCCTGCGCCGGCCTGATCCGGGCCTCCATCGACGCCGACGCGCTCGGCATCTCCCGCTTGTTCGACACCCTGCGCACGCGCTTCATGCTCGAGGGCGAGGTCAAGGGCGTCGACCCGCAGGGCCTCTCCTTCATGGACATCGACACGCGCGAGGACTACGAGCGGGCCAAGGGGCTGGCGCCGTGA
- a CDS encoding molybdopterin molybdotransferase MoeA → MISADKALQLIFDLAPVLGAETIPLTRSVDRVLASDIRARTALPPFDNSAMDGFALRAADLEDAAPQNPVELTVLETVRAGETARLEVKSGQAARIMTGAPLPRGADSVVMVEATEPGADGKVRLAGTTRARSHVRERGEDVAEGSVMLEKGALLRPYDVALLAAQGIAEVPVIRLPRVAVLATGDELVDHREEPAEGRIRNSNGPALLAALARWGVAAYDLGIAPDEPDALRAVLAPALERSDVLLATGGVSVGDFDCTKSVFAELGVREVFWKVAIKPGKPLFFGVLESAGAPAKLAFGLPGNPIAALVCLEEFVRPALEKLQGYAPKHPSYHLAGVALDDYPAPPDRRQYLFCRARPASGGYELDILRPQGSAMMGMASRANAVAVAPDGRVRRGDVLGFRWLK, encoded by the coding sequence ATGATTTCCGCCGACAAGGCCTTACAGTTGATCTTTGACCTCGCCCCCGTCCTGGGCGCGGAAACGATCCCCCTCACCCGGTCCGTGGACCGCGTCCTCGCCTCCGACATCCGCGCCCGGACCGCGCTCCCCCCCTTCGACAACTCGGCGATGGACGGCTTCGCCCTGCGCGCGGCGGACCTCGAGGACGCCGCGCCGCAGAATCCCGTGGAGCTGACCGTGCTCGAGACCGTTCGCGCGGGCGAGACGGCTCGCCTCGAGGTGAAGTCCGGCCAGGCGGCGCGGATCATGACCGGCGCCCCGCTGCCGCGCGGCGCGGACAGCGTCGTGATGGTCGAGGCGACCGAGCCCGGGGCGGACGGCAAGGTCAGGCTGGCGGGCACGACCCGCGCGCGCAGCCACGTGCGCGAGCGCGGCGAGGACGTCGCCGAGGGCAGCGTCATGCTCGAGAAGGGCGCGCTCCTGCGCCCGTACGACGTCGCCTTGCTCGCCGCCCAGGGCATCGCCGAGGTCCCCGTGATCCGCCTCCCCCGCGTCGCGGTCCTCGCGACCGGCGACGAGCTCGTCGATCACCGGGAGGAGCCGGCCGAGGGCCGGATCCGAAACTCCAACGGGCCGGCCCTGCTCGCCGCGCTGGCGCGCTGGGGCGTCGCCGCCTATGATCTCGGCATCGCCCCGGACGAGCCGGACGCGCTGCGCGCGGTCCTCGCCCCCGCCCTGGAGCGCAGCGACGTCCTCCTGGCGACGGGTGGGGTCTCCGTCGGGGACTTCGACTGCACCAAGTCCGTGTTCGCCGAGCTCGGCGTGCGCGAGGTCTTCTGGAAGGTCGCCATCAAGCCCGGCAAGCCCCTGTTCTTCGGCGTCCTCGAGTCCGCGGGCGCGCCGGCCAAGCTCGCCTTCGGCCTCCCCGGAAACCCCATCGCCGCCTTGGTCTGCCTGGAGGAGTTCGTGCGCCCCGCCCTCGAGAAGCTGCAGGGCTACGCGCCGAAGCACCCCAGCTACCATCTCGCGGGCGTCGCTCTCGACGACTATCCCGCGCCCCCGGACCGCCGGCAATACCTGTTCTGCCGCGCCCGTCCCGCGTCCGGCGGCTACGAGCTCGACATCCTGCGCCCGCAAGGCTCGGCGATGATGGGGATGGCGTCGCGGGCCAACGCCGTGGCGGTCGCGCCCGACGGACGCGTCAGGCGCGGCGACGTCCTCGGCTTCCGGTGGCTGAAATGA
- a CDS encoding twin-arginine translocase TatA/TatE family subunit, with translation MPNIGFTEMAVILVIAVLIFGSKRLPEAARGIGRSLNAFKEGLKTVADDKDS, from the coding sequence ATGCCCAACATAGGATTCACGGAAATGGCCGTCATACTCGTGATCGCGGTGCTCATATTCGGATCCAAGCGCCTGCCCGAGGCCGCCCGGGGGATCGGACGGTCGCTCAACGCGTTCAAGGAGGGGCTGAAGACGGTCGCCGACGACAAGGACTCTTAG
- a CDS encoding hemerythrin domain-containing protein, which produces MSVFESLSGEHALLLKLVGRLERAAAETNDRTAAHEMRNILLVLFKALEAHQTLEHLIYDESPELPTPAAYRALAQVRKQHKAVAELREEAASLLSTITPEGGATIRELSVELAGMLRRLIDEEERKVWPTFNAYAGRSTLHRLSRQAHEQYRAMERDVNRYWAEVETYMTGDR; this is translated from the coding sequence ATGAGCGTCTTCGAATCGCTGTCCGGGGAGCACGCGCTGCTGCTCAAGCTCGTCGGGCGGCTGGAGCGCGCCGCCGCCGAGACCAACGACCGCACGGCCGCCCATGAGATGCGCAACATCCTCCTCGTCCTGTTCAAGGCCCTCGAGGCGCATCAGACCCTCGAGCACCTGATCTACGACGAGTCGCCCGAGCTGCCGACGCCGGCCGCGTACCGCGCGCTGGCCCAGGTGCGCAAGCAGCACAAGGCCGTGGCCGAGCTCCGCGAGGAGGCCGCCTCGCTGCTGAGCACGATCACTCCCGAGGGGGGCGCGACCATCCGCGAGCTGTCGGTGGAGCTGGCCGGCATGCTGCGCCGCCTCATCGACGAGGAGGAGCGGAAGGTCTGGCCGACCTTCAACGCCTACGCCGGGCGCTCCACTTTGCACCGCCTCTCGAGGCAGGCGCACGAGCAATACCGGGCGATGGAGCGCGACGTCAACCGCTATTGGGCCGAGGTCGAGACCTACATGACCGGCGACCGCTGA
- a CDS encoding PAS domain-containing sensor histidine kinase has protein sequence MSADFLDSLRPLFDCLTDGFCIADAEGDLLYANAAAGRLLGPAARAAGETSICALLCAGLEGRHDAEAACPLKVPRGDQDAVTFAGKYLPTDRDLRVRCLRVRLPSLERHFVIIEDVTALAERGRKQEEWRQMLAHDFRAPLTIMYGALRAVEDLGAGHVLDDGDIALIQGGARNSRRLDDLIESYLETTRLEDGAMPVRLTAVDADLLIAGILDEETETARSLGLALRAGPASGLTARADPDLLRRAVTNLIGNALKFTPAGGRIEAGASRDGASILIRVADDGQGIPARELPFIFDRFYQGSNHRRGHGLGLGLTFCRAALRAMGGDVAAESEEGKGSVFTLRLPEAPAPEVKP, from the coding sequence ATGAGCGCCGACTTTCTGGACTCCCTGCGGCCTCTGTTCGACTGCCTCACGGACGGCTTCTGCATCGCCGACGCTGAGGGGGATCTCCTCTACGCCAACGCCGCCGCCGGCCGCCTGCTCGGCCCGGCCGCGCGGGCCGCCGGCGAAACCTCGATCTGCGCCTTGCTGTGCGCGGGGCTCGAGGGGCGTCACGACGCGGAGGCGGCCTGCCCGCTCAAGGTCCCCCGCGGCGACCAGGACGCCGTGACCTTCGCGGGGAAATACCTCCCGACGGACCGCGACCTGCGCGTGCGCTGCCTGCGCGTGCGCCTGCCCAGCCTCGAGCGCCATTTCGTCATCATCGAGGACGTCACCGCGCTGGCCGAGCGGGGGCGCAAGCAGGAGGAGTGGCGGCAGATGCTCGCGCACGATTTCCGCGCGCCGCTGACCATCATGTACGGCGCGCTGCGCGCCGTCGAGGACCTCGGCGCGGGGCACGTGCTCGACGACGGCGACATCGCTTTGATCCAGGGCGGCGCGCGCAACTCGCGGAGACTCGACGACCTCATCGAATCGTACCTGGAGACGACCAGGCTGGAGGACGGCGCGATGCCCGTCCGGCTGACGGCCGTGGACGCCGACCTCCTCATCGCCGGGATCCTCGACGAGGAGACGGAGACGGCCCGTTCGCTCGGGCTCGCCTTGCGCGCGGGCCCCGCGTCGGGGCTGACCGCGAGGGCCGACCCCGACCTGCTGCGCCGCGCCGTGACCAATCTCATCGGGAACGCGCTGAAGTTCACCCCGGCCGGAGGCCGGATCGAGGCGGGGGCGTCGCGGGACGGCGCCTCCATCCTGATCCGCGTCGCGGACGACGGCCAGGGCATCCCCGCGCGCGAGCTCCCCTTCATCTTCGACCGCTTCTACCAGGGATCCAACCACAGGCGCGGGCACGGGCTCGGCCTGGGGCTCACCTTCTGCCGCGCGGCGCTGCGCGCGATGGGAGGAGACGTCGCCGCCGAATCGGAGGAGGGCAAGGGGAGCGTCTTCACCTTGCGGCTTCCGGAGGCGCCCGCGCCGGAGGTCAAGCCATGA
- a CDS encoding radical SAM protein — MGSNLYVTGLCTRDCFFCFNQKPRKDETVVHGIPIDDPAEAAEIIARYGLRSVGLSGGEPLLRPERVLALLGVLKAMPDPPRVDLYTNGDLATDELLGRLKSAGLDAIRFDLAARDYDAAPVRRARRYFDETAVEIPVVPEDRERLEKMVLELDELGVPFLNIHELFLCAENRDRVVADGQVALKSDAAHLLWRPTAESGLTALDLMLFALERTKTLSVYYCSCGTQEAIAARGLERRRAARASAA; from the coding sequence ATGGGCAGCAACCTGTACGTGACCGGGCTGTGCACGCGGGACTGCTTCTTCTGCTTCAATCAAAAGCCGCGCAAGGACGAGACCGTCGTCCACGGCATACCGATCGACGACCCCGCGGAGGCGGCCGAGATCATCGCTCGCTACGGCCTGCGCTCGGTCGGCCTCTCGGGCGGAGAGCCGCTGCTGCGCCCCGAGCGCGTGCTGGCTTTGCTCGGCGTGCTCAAGGCGATGCCCGATCCTCCCCGCGTGGACCTGTACACCAACGGCGATCTGGCCACCGACGAGCTCCTCGGGCGCTTGAAGTCCGCCGGCCTCGACGCGATCCGCTTCGACCTGGCCGCCCGGGACTACGACGCCGCGCCGGTCCGCCGCGCGCGGAGATACTTCGATGAGACGGCCGTCGAGATCCCCGTGGTCCCGGAGGACAGGGAGAGGCTCGAGAAGATGGTGCTCGAGCTCGACGAGCTCGGCGTCCCCTTCCTGAACATCCACGAGCTGTTCCTGTGCGCCGAGAACCGCGACCGCGTCGTCGCCGACGGCCAGGTGGCGCTCAAATCGGACGCCGCCCACCTGCTCTGGCGCCCGACGGCGGAGAGCGGCCTCACCGCGCTCGACCTGATGCTGTTCGCGCTGGAGAGGACGAAGACCCTCTCGGTGTATTACTGCTCGTGCGGCACCCAGGAAGCCATCGCCGCGCGCGGCCTCGAGCGCCGGCGCGCGGCCCGCGCCTCCGCGGCATAG
- a CDS encoding tryptophanase, protein MATPSTRLLPEPYRIKMIEPIRRLSEAERHERLAEAGYNTFLLRSADVYIDLLTDSGTNAMSAAQWGAMMVGDEAYAGSESFERLQAAIKDVYGFPYLVPTHQGRGAENLLSKAWIEPGQAVAGNMYFTTTRAHIELNGGVFHDVIVDEAHDPDAELPFKGNVDLEKLEALIKKTGRAGMAYVCVGAPVNLAGGQPVSLDNLRKVSALCKANGVRLVLDGARLVENSYMISQREPAQKGRPVAEILKDMCAVVDAVAVSAKKDAYVNIGGFLATRDKGLYDEASNLCVLYEGLHTYGGMAGRDLEALAVGVREMVQDDWIAHRVAQVEYLGKRLAEGGVPIVRPIGGHAVFVDAKAFLPHLTQDDLPAQALAAWIYQATGVRAMERGMVSAGRDEKGRNHRPSLELVRLTLPRRAYTQTHLDFVADGIARLHEKRAALPGLKFSYEPPRLRFFQSRFDVAPAKVNA, encoded by the coding sequence ATGGCTACCCCCTCCACCCGCCTCTTGCCCGAGCCGTACCGCATCAAGATGATCGAGCCCATCCGCCGGCTGTCCGAGGCGGAGCGGCACGAGCGCCTGGCGGAGGCCGGCTACAACACCTTCCTCCTGCGCAGCGCCGACGTGTACATCGACCTGCTCACCGACTCGGGCACCAACGCGATGAGCGCGGCGCAGTGGGGCGCCATGATGGTCGGCGACGAGGCCTACGCCGGCAGCGAGAGCTTCGAGCGCCTGCAGGCCGCGATCAAGGACGTGTACGGCTTCCCTTATCTAGTGCCCACCCACCAGGGCCGCGGCGCGGAGAACCTGCTGTCCAAGGCGTGGATCGAGCCCGGCCAGGCCGTCGCCGGCAACATGTACTTCACCACGACCCGCGCCCACATCGAGCTCAACGGCGGCGTGTTCCACGACGTCATCGTCGACGAGGCGCACGACCCGGACGCCGAGCTCCCGTTCAAGGGCAACGTGGACCTCGAGAAGCTCGAGGCGCTGATCAAGAAGACCGGCCGCGCGGGCATGGCCTACGTCTGCGTCGGCGCCCCGGTCAACCTGGCCGGCGGCCAGCCCGTCAGCCTCGACAACCTGCGCAAGGTCTCCGCGCTGTGCAAGGCGAACGGAGTCCGCCTGGTCCTCGACGGCGCCCGGCTCGTGGAGAACTCGTACATGATCTCCCAGCGCGAGCCGGCCCAGAAGGGGCGACCCGTCGCCGAGATCCTCAAGGACATGTGCGCCGTCGTCGACGCCGTCGCGGTCAGCGCCAAGAAGGACGCCTACGTGAACATCGGCGGCTTCCTGGCCACGCGCGACAAGGGGCTCTACGACGAGGCGAGCAACCTGTGCGTGCTGTACGAGGGCCTGCACACCTACGGCGGCATGGCCGGACGCGACCTCGAGGCGCTGGCGGTCGGCGTGCGCGAGATGGTGCAGGACGACTGGATCGCCCATCGCGTGGCGCAGGTCGAGTATCTCGGCAAGCGCCTCGCCGAGGGCGGCGTGCCGATCGTGCGCCCCATCGGGGGCCACGCGGTGTTCGTCGACGCGAAGGCCTTCCTGCCGCACCTGACGCAGGACGACCTCCCCGCCCAGGCGCTGGCCGCCTGGATCTACCAGGCCACCGGCGTGCGCGCGATGGAGCGCGGCATGGTCTCCGCGGGACGCGACGAGAAGGGCCGCAACCACCGGCCGTCGCTGGAGCTGGTGCGCCTGACTTTGCCGAGGCGCGCGTACACGCAGACCCACCTCGACTTCGTCGCCGACGGCATCGCCCGCCTCCACGAGAAGCGCGCGGCCTTGCCGGGGCTCAAGTTCTCCTACGAGCCGCCGCGCCTGCGCTTCTTCCAGTCGCGCTTCGACGTCGCGCCCGCGAAGGTGAACGCCTGA
- a CDS encoding glycerophosphodiester phosphodiesterase, with translation MPIGRTKMYAHRGAMLTSPENTLEALRRARLEGADGIELDVQLSADGEPFIFHDDRASRVCGKDVLVARLKWRELKDLKVFGRYAIPHLDDALEDMQSWPGAELFLDLHQPSVPLAEETARRAASSPVRERTFLLDFYKSRHLLIAAKKAAPSVRIAVMPGPPWDVEASCDLGAEAISLGWDGKLTRVLYRAACAVYDLPAQVAAAKRRGVCVSGGVANEPDAVRFFLGQGMDGIWTDDLLMTRRTLEKTAA, from the coding sequence ATGCCCATAGGAAGAACCAAGATGTACGCCCATCGCGGCGCCATGCTCACCTCGCCGGAGAACACGCTCGAGGCGCTGAGGCGCGCGAGGCTCGAGGGCGCGGACGGAATCGAGCTCGACGTCCAGCTCAGCGCCGACGGCGAGCCGTTCATCTTCCACGACGACCGCGCTTCGCGCGTGTGCGGCAAGGACGTCCTCGTCGCGAGGCTCAAGTGGCGCGAGCTCAAGGACCTCAAGGTGTTCGGCCGGTACGCCATCCCGCACCTCGACGACGCGCTCGAGGACATGCAGAGCTGGCCCGGGGCCGAGCTGTTCCTCGACCTGCACCAGCCGAGCGTGCCCTTGGCCGAGGAGACCGCCCGGCGCGCGGCGTCCTCGCCGGTGCGCGAGCGGACCTTCCTCCTCGACTTCTACAAGAGCCGCCATCTCCTGATCGCGGCCAAGAAGGCGGCCCCGTCGGTGCGCATCGCCGTGATGCCCGGCCCGCCCTGGGACGTCGAGGCCTCCTGCGACCTGGGCGCCGAGGCGATCTCGCTCGGCTGGGACGGCAAGCTCACGCGCGTCCTCTACCGCGCCGCCTGCGCGGTGTACGACCTGCCGGCCCAGGTCGCCGCCGCCAAGCGGCGAGGCGTCTGCGTGAGCGGCGGCGTCGCCAACGAGCCCGACGCGGTGCGCTTCTTCCTCGGCCAGGGCATGGACGGCATCTGGACCGACGACCTGCTCATGACGCGGAGGACGCTCGAAAAAACGGCGGCCTGA
- a CDS encoding FAD-binding oxidoreductase, with the protein MSAGLPLDELYDDLGAGGIATGAGLRAYARDSWPQALGWDEAQVSGHAPSAALRPATEAAAAAALAWAARHGVTMVPRGAGSGVLGAAVPARPGAVVLDSARLKDFELRLDAAEPVVRAGAGWLGGELERRLQFLGWSLMNFPQSMEDSTVGGWIATDAFGQLSTRYGGVRAQVRGVRVAELDGSVRPESAAAHLGAEGTLGAIVEATLRVRPRPASRRHFAYEFPGPEDALEWAQEAMTKNGPPSVLRLYGPVDAFFNGLKRSGAGSSGAMRSRVEALLLKRTDWLNALAPLLGRSWVAIAVYEDEEPYRGAAPPPARGALDLGEGPSRRWWDRRYHLSKERLERTFAAGGFVDTADFWAPLALLPRVDAAVRAAIRPHALSFSHVSHFDGTGACLYVTFAGSGGGRHAAAWNDALTAGADAGARVNHHHGIGLGKLDWIKNVWGPARLEAWRVHKFSRDPYGLLNPGKICP; encoded by the coding sequence ATGAGCGCCGGCCTCCCCCTCGACGAGCTGTACGACGACCTCGGCGCCGGCGGGATCGCGACGGGCGCGGGCCTGCGCGCCTACGCCCGCGACTCCTGGCCGCAGGCCCTGGGCTGGGACGAGGCCCAGGTCTCGGGCCACGCCCCCTCCGCGGCCCTGCGTCCCGCGACCGAGGCGGCCGCCGCCGCGGCGCTCGCCTGGGCCGCCCGTCACGGCGTGACCATGGTGCCGCGCGGCGCGGGCTCCGGCGTGCTGGGTGCGGCGGTGCCGGCCCGCCCGGGCGCGGTCGTGCTCGACTCCGCTCGCCTCAAGGACTTCGAGCTGCGCCTCGACGCGGCGGAGCCCGTCGTGCGCGCGGGCGCCGGCTGGCTCGGCGGAGAGCTCGAGCGGCGGCTCCAGTTCCTCGGCTGGTCGCTGATGAATTTCCCGCAGTCGATGGAGGACTCCACCGTCGGCGGCTGGATCGCGACCGACGCCTTCGGCCAGCTCTCCACCCGCTACGGCGGCGTGCGCGCCCAGGTCCGCGGCGTGCGCGTCGCCGAGCTCGACGGGTCGGTGCGGCCCGAGAGCGCCGCCGCCCACCTCGGGGCCGAAGGGACCTTGGGCGCGATCGTCGAAGCGACCTTGCGCGTGCGCCCGAGGCCCGCCTCACGCCGCCATTTCGCCTACGAGTTCCCCGGGCCCGAGGACGCGCTCGAGTGGGCGCAGGAGGCCATGACCAAGAACGGCCCGCCCTCGGTGCTCCGCCTGTACGGCCCGGTCGACGCCTTCTTCAACGGCCTCAAGCGCTCCGGCGCGGGCTCCTCCGGGGCCATGCGCTCCCGCGTCGAGGCCCTCCTGCTCAAGCGCACCGACTGGCTCAACGCCCTGGCGCCGCTGCTCGGGCGCAGTTGGGTCGCGATCGCCGTCTACGAGGACGAGGAGCCGTATCGCGGCGCCGCCCCGCCCCCCGCCCGCGGGGCCCTCGACCTGGGCGAGGGCCCCTCCCGTCGCTGGTGGGACAGGCGCTACCACCTGAGCAAGGAGCGCCTGGAGCGCACCTTCGCCGCGGGCGGCTTCGTCGACACCGCCGATTTCTGGGCGCCGCTGGCCCTGCTGCCGCGCGTGGACGCGGCGGTGCGCGCGGCCATCCGCCCTCACGCGCTGAGCTTCTCCCACGTCTCGCATTTCGACGGGACGGGCGCCTGCCTGTACGTGACCTTCGCCGGCTCGGGCGGCGGACGTCACGCGGCCGCCTGGAACGACGCGTTGACGGCCGGCGCGGACGCCGGCGCCCGCGTCAACCATCACCACGGCATCGGCCTGGGCAAGCTCGACTGGATCAAGAACGTCTGGGGCCCGGCGCGGCTCGAGGCCTGGCGCGTGCACAAGTTCTCGCGCGATCCCTACGGCCTGCTCAACCCGGGGAAGATATGCCCATAG
- a CDS encoding FAD-dependent oxidoreductase: MTVHDLAIIGGGIAGLGIFECAARAGLKAVLVDRGAPGRETTAVTSGLLHGGLRYLPYDVGTSWLMCREIERLRAERPELLTRQEFVWPVYRGDGLGLRLVEALHDEYDLFARLRGARRHERLSPAGAAARLPGLRADSLLGAVSFDEWRVDVPGLVAALARSAVAAGGELQEGRRVVGLTVRGGRVASAAIDGGRGEIAARVFVNAAGPWAEEVARLAGASTVRLRLRKGVHLVIPGDPPPRGLIFPGPGGRRVGAYPRPGETWVGPTDVPHDGPPDEARVRAPEQEDLRRALALVLPGLAARPCRAVMGLRPIPHRSGAAFLLSREHRIFDHAGEGLSNLVTVAGGKLTTYRPMGEDVLAAVLEKLGRPPAAPAPVEAERGMPWPLIRAGGLAASAALLSGFVLRRAFTGRR, encoded by the coding sequence ATGACCGTCCACGACCTGGCGATCATCGGCGGCGGCATCGCGGGGCTCGGCATCTTCGAGTGCGCCGCGCGCGCGGGCCTGAAGGCCGTGCTGGTCGACCGCGGGGCGCCGGGCCGGGAGACCACGGCCGTCACCAGCGGCCTCCTGCACGGCGGCCTGCGCTATCTCCCCTACGACGTCGGGACCTCCTGGCTCATGTGCCGCGAGATCGAGCGCCTGCGGGCCGAGCGCCCCGAGCTGCTGACCCGCCAGGAGTTCGTGTGGCCCGTGTACCGCGGCGACGGCCTGGGCCTGCGTCTCGTCGAGGCCCTTCACGACGAGTACGACCTGTTCGCGCGGCTGCGCGGCGCGCGCCGCCACGAGCGCCTCTCCCCCGCCGGGGCCGCCGCGCGCCTGCCCGGCCTGCGCGCGGACTCCCTGCTCGGCGCGGTGTCCTTCGACGAGTGGCGCGTCGACGTTCCCGGCCTCGTCGCCGCGCTCGCCCGCTCCGCGGTCGCGGCCGGAGGGGAGCTTCAGGAAGGCCGGCGCGTCGTCGGCCTGACCGTCCGCGGCGGCCGCGTCGCCTCGGCCGCGATCGACGGCGGACGCGGGGAGATCGCGGCCCGGGTCTTCGTCAACGCCGCGGGCCCCTGGGCCGAGGAGGTGGCGCGCCTGGCCGGCGCGTCGACGGTGAGGCTGCGCCTGCGCAAGGGCGTCCACCTCGTCATCCCCGGCGACCCTCCGCCGCGCGGCCTCATCTTCCCGGGACCGGGCGGCCGCCGCGTCGGCGCCTACCCCCGCCCGGGCGAGACCTGGGTCGGCCCCACCGACGTGCCTCACGACGGCCCGCCCGACGAGGCCCGCGTCCGCGCGCCGGAGCAGGAGGACCTGAGGCGCGCGCTCGCCCTCGTCCTGCCCGGGCTGGCCGCGCGTCCCTGCCGCGCGGTGATGGGCCTGCGTCCCATCCCCCATCGCTCCGGCGCCGCCTTCCTCCTCTCGCGCGAGCACCGGATCTTCGATCACGCCGGCGAGGGCCTCTCCAACCTCGTCACCGTCGCCGGAGGCAAGCTCACCACCTACCGGCCCATGGGCGAGGACGTCCTCGCCGCCGTCCTCGAGAAGCTGGGACGTCCGCCCGCGGCGCCCGCGCCCGTCGAGGCGGAGCGCGGCATGCCGTGGCCCCTGATCCGCGCGGGCGGCCTGGCGGCGTCGGCGGCGCTGCTGTCCGGCTTCGTCCTGCGCCGCGCGTTCACGGGGCGAAGATGA